The following proteins come from a genomic window of Sardina pilchardus chromosome 1, fSarPil1.1, whole genome shotgun sequence:
- the LOC134094703 gene encoding carbohydrate sulfotransferase 1-like, producing MKCSWKILLLLALVYVVIQYIAIRSFPSIALNIGSVLHNQNHFQLLHSMDPACLRYKKDYLRNISPSHVLILAATRSGSSFLGQLFNHHPDVFYLYEPLNHIQSALNSTRANRRMILGASRDLLRGLFRCDLHLLEDYITPQPEDHTTGQLKRRGASKALCTPPVCHVFSPQLVNVTERQCVQKCGSLNLTLASQSCRQRGNVVIKTVRVPEVSDVRDLLEDPRLNLKVIQLVRDPRGVLASRMMTFPQNYPLMRLWKMKRQKPEGLNLTREPVCEDYLRSVATALRQPDWLRGRYVLLRYEDLAKEPRQKIEEVFTFLGLDLDKSVVDWIKENTRGKGSWSPMEVLSTNRDSATNSDSWRLKLSYDMVQYLQTLCPLTLHELGYKFVNSSAELKNLSVTLLETRTFWTST from the coding sequence ATGAAATGTTCCTGGAAAATTCTTCTGCTTTTGGCTTTAGTCTATgttgttatacagtatattgcgaTTAGATCTTTTCCATCCATAGCTCTGAATATCGGTTCAGTTTTACATAATCAAAATCACTTCCAACTCCTGCACTCCATGGACCCTGCCTGTCTGAGATATAAAAAAGACTATTTAAGGAATATATCTCCAAGTCACGTTCTCATCTTGGCTGCTACACGTTCTGGCTCTTCATTTTTGGGGCAGCTCTTCAACCATCACCCCGATGTCTTctatttgtatgaacctctgaACCACATTCAGTCTGCGCTGAACTCCACACGTGCCAACCGAAGGATGATACTCGGGGCCAGCAGGGATCTTCTAAGGGGCTTGTTCCGCTGTGACCTGCACCTCCTGGAGGACTACATCACCCCCCAGCCAGAGGACCACACCACAGGCCAGCTGAAGCGCCGGGGTGCCAGCAAAGCCCTCTGCACCCCTCCAGTGTGCCACGTCTTCAGCCCCCAGCTGGTGAACGTGACTGAGAGGCAGTGTGTCCAGAAGTGTGGCTCCCTCAATCTCACCTTGGCGTCACAGTCCTGTCGGCAGAGGGGGAACGTGGTCATCAAGACCGTGCGGGTGCCAGAGGTCAGCGATGTCCGAGACCTGCTGGAGGACCCTCGACTCAACCTGAAGGTCATCCAGCTGGTCAGGGACCCGCGGGGAGTGCTGGCCTCCAGAATGATGACCTTCCCCCAGAACTACCCTCTGATGAGGCTGTGGAAGATGAAGCGGCAGAAACCGGAGGGTCTCAACCTCACACGGGAGCCCGTGTGTGAGGACTACCTCAGATCTGTGGCCACGGCCCTAAGACAACCTGACTGGCTGAGGGGAAGGTACGTGCTGCTGAGGTATGAGGACCTAGCTAAAGAACCCAGACAGAAGATAGAGGAGGTTTTCACATTTTTGGGCCTGGATTTGGACAAGAGTGTGGTTGACTGGATTAAAGAGAATACACGTGGAAAAGGCAGCTGGTCCCCAATGGAGGTCCTGAGCACCAACAGGGACTCGGCCACCAACTCAGACAGCTGGAGGCTCAAACTTTCTTATGACATGGTTCAGTATTTACAAACCTTGTGTCCACTGACTTTGCATGAACTGGGCTACAAATTTGTTAATTCTTCAGCGGAGCTAAAGAATTTGTCTGTTACTCTCTTGGAAACAAGGACATTTTGGACATCTACATAA
- the LOC134094713 gene encoding carbohydrate sulfotransferase 1-like: MQCSWKVVILLAMVSIVVQYAVIRSFRTMTHDICPSLHPAKHCQEQTILNSHWPEENPHTLNLSGKTHVLILAATRSGSSFLGQLFNHHPDVFYLYEPLNHIQSALNSTRANRRMILGASRDLLRGLFRCDLHLLEDYITPQPEDHTTGQLKRRGASKALCTPPVCHVFSPQLVNVTERQCVQKCGSLNLTLASQSCRQRGNVVIKTVRVPEVSDVRDLLEDPRLNLKVIQLVRDPRGVLASRMMTFPQNYPLMRLWKMKRQKPEGLNLTREPVCEDYLRSVATALRQPDWLRGRYMLLRYEDLASNTLQKIQEIFQTLGLSFDENVMDWIETNTEEKGNWSPMDAYGTKRHSATNSENWRFKMSFDMVQYFQTLCEATFHQLGYKIVNSSEELENVSLSLVEDRTCLQ, translated from the coding sequence ATGCAGTGTTCTTGGAAAGTTGTCATTCTGCTGGCCATGGTCTCTATAGTCGTCCAGTATGCTGTGATCAGATCATTCAGAACTATGACACATGACATATGTCCCTCTCTACACCCTGCAAAACACTGCCAAGAACAGACCATCTTGAATAGCCACTGGCCAGAAGAGAACCCTCATACTTTGAACTTATCTGGGAAGACTCACGTTCTCATCTTGGCTGCTACACGTTCTGGCTCTTCATTTTTGGGGCAGCTCTTCAACCATCACCCCGATGTCTTctatttgtatgaacctctgaACCACATTCAGTCTGCGCTGAACTCCACACGTGCCAACCGAAGGATGATACTCGGGGCCAGCAGGGATCTTCTAAGGGGCTTGTTCCGCTGTGACCTGCACCTCCTGGAGGACTACATCACCCCCCAGCCAGAGGACCACACCACAGGCCAGCTGAAGCGCCGGGGTGCCAGCAAAGCCCTCTGCACCCCTCCAGTGTGCCACGTCTTCAGCCCCCAGCTGGTGAACGTGACTGAGAGGCAGTGTGTCCAGAAGTGTGGCTCCCTCAATCTCACCTTGGCGTCACAGTCCTGTCGGCAGAGGGGGAACGTGGTCATCAAGACCGTGCGGGTGCCAGAGGTCAGCGATGTCCGAGACCTGCTGGAGGACCCTCGACTCAACCTGAAGGTCATCCAGCTGGTCAGGGACCCGCGGGGAGTGCTGGCCTCCAGAATGATGACCTTCCCCCAGAACTACCCTCTGATGAGGCTGTGGAAGATGAAGCGGCAGAAACCGGAGGGTCTCAACCTCACACGGGAGCCCGTGTGTGAGGACTACCTCAGATCTGTGGCCACGGCCCTAAGACAACCTGACTGGCTGAGGGGAAGGTACATGCTGCTGAGGTATGAGGATCTAGCCAGCAACACTCTTCAGAAGATCCAGGAGATTTTCCAAACCCTGGGATTATCTTTTGACGAGAACGTTATGGACTGGATTGAGACGAACACAGAAGAAAAAGGGAATTGGTCCCCCATGGATGCATATGGCACCAAAAGACATTCTGCCACTAATTCAGAGAACTGGAGGTTCAAGATGTCTTTTGACATGGTTCAATATTTCCAAACCTTGTGTGAAGCCACTTTTCATCAGCTGGGATACAAAATAGTGAATTCATCAGAAGAACTGgagaatgtctctctctcccttgttgaGGACAGGACGTGTCTCCAGTGA
- the LOC134094723 gene encoding nuclear distribution protein nudE homolog 1-like — MGEPPAPTFESLEEEVGYWKELAVKHQQSALDAHDELQEFQQMSRDYETELETELKQCESRNKELHSNNERLRSELDNIKEKFEAQHTDAFRQMSRLEDELAETTAVRDHLQKYIRELEQSNDDLERAKRATIMSLDDFELRMNQVIERNAFLESELDEKENLLESVQRLKDEARDLKQELAVTQKQERPPLRISRDPDKPEAPSQLPGCTSVPATPANPIGSFCTPSTTHYRGISMTGTPLTTSARISALNIVGELLRKVGNLESKLASCRDFVFDTPAVRPALSAGTASPAAPSDSSEVQLTGQTVPPFEKSLVKRLEFGPASSHSAPSPLQSPQGGVKMLL; from the exons ATGGGGGAACCTCCAGCACCAACGTTTGAGTCATTGGAAGAGGAAGTCGGCTATTGGAAAGAGCTGGCTGTTAAACATCAACAAAG TGCTCTAGATGCACATGACGAGCTGCAGGAATTTCAGCAAATGAGCCGAGATTATGAGACAGAACTCGAGACTGAGTTGAAACAATGTGAATCGAGGAACAAGGAACTACACTCCAACAATGAACGTCTGCGTTCGGAACTCGATAACATCAAG GAAAAATTTGAGGCACAACACACTGATGCATTTCGGCAAATGTCGAGGCTGGAGGATGAGCTAGCAGAGACCACGGCGGTAAGGGACCACCTGCAGAAATACATCAGAGAACTGGAGCAGTCCAACGACGACTTGGAGCGGGCTAAAAG GGCCACAATTATGTCTTTGGACGATTTTGAGCTGCGGATGAATCAGGTTATTGAGAGGAATGCTTTCCTGGAAAGCGAGCTGGACGAAAAGGAGAATCTTCTAGAATCAGTTCAGAGGCTGAAAGATGAGGCCAGAG ATCTGAAACAAGAGCTGGCTGTGACGCAGAAGCAGGAACGCCCCCCGTTAAGAATTTCCAGGGACCCGGACAAGCCAGAAGCGCCATCACAGCTTCCTGGTTGTACCTCTGTCCCAGCCACCCCCGCCAACCCAATTGGATCATTCTGCACACCATCAACAACACACTACAGAG GGATCTCCATGACTGGTACTCCTCTCACCACTTCTGCTCGAATCTCAGCGCTCAATATTGTCGGGGAGCTGCTGAGGAAAGTGGGG AATCTAGAATCCAAGCTTGCCTCCTGTCGAGATTTTGTGTTTGACACCCCAGCTGTGAGGCCGGCCCTTTCTGCAGGAACTGCATCTCCAGCTGCCCCCTCAGACAGCTCTGAGGTCCAGCTCACTGGCCAAACTGTGCCTCCATTTGAGAAAAG TTTGGTGAAGCGGCTGGAATTCGGCCCTGCGTCGTCCCACTCGGCTCCGTCGCCACTGCAGTCTCCACAAGGTGGGGTCAAGATGCTGCTGTAG